Part of the Clostridium sporogenes genome, CTTAATATATTTGTATTGCGACGTAAAAACACTACATTATTCAACTTTAAATAATGTAGTGGAAATGTAAATTATTCGCTTTGTAATAGTTATATTAAATATAAATATTACAAATTAATTAAAAATTTATGCCTCCCCATAATAATCTGCGAAATACAAAAATCCTTTTTTTCTAACTATATAATTAGCCAGATAACTATCTGTTTCTTTTTCTATGATAGGAATAGTCAATGTATAACAATGAGCATTTTCAACTTCAAGGAATTTACTATTTATCTTATTATGGAATTCATCATCAGTTATGGATGTTTTAAATGCTATGATAGGATGGCCGGTAATAAATAAGTGAGTTCTTAGCGCTCTTTTTGGGGTAATATGTAAAACGCTAAAAGCAACAATTATTATAATAACGCCAACTAATTTTAGTTTTTTAATTTTTTTTAATTTTCTAATCACATCCAATTTTTTCAAAATCATTCCCCCTAAATTATTATTGCTAATGAATAGTAATTTATTATTTACATTATCTTATGATAATTATATCATACCTACTTCATTTCTTATTGTATTAGAACAAATGTAGAATTCCTTTATCTTTAACACCACATTATTCTATTTTCAAAGAACATTGTCCGTATCTGCATTTTCAAGAGTTACGCCGCCTTTATTTCATATTATGAACTATACACATTAAAAGCAAGACAATAAACATATTGACTTGAGGGCATACTATTACAGTAGCATAATTCATTGAAAAGAAAAATCTATACTTTTTTGTGAATTACCATTATAATATTAATGCTGTTTACCATGCGAATTAAGAAATGGAGGTGTCGAATTGAAAAAGATTAAATTACAAAACAGACCTTTTGGCCCGTTTCCTACTATACTTGTAGGAGCGAATGTGAATGGGAAGCCTAATTATGTCACTGTAGGTGCATGCGGAGTAGTAAGCCTTAAGCCAGTGTTATATGTATCGCTTAAGGATAGTCACTACACAACTTTAGGTATTAAGGAAAATGGTTACTTTAGTGTCAACATACCTTCTGCGGACTTGGTTCAAAAGACCGATTATTGTGGTATAGTATCGGGGCATAAAACAGACAAGTCTAATTTATTTACATCATTTTATGATGAACTTGGAAAAGCACCAATGGCTGAAGAATGCACGATGAATTTTCTATGTAAAGTTATCCAAACCATTCCTGTCTTTGATTTTCAAATGTTTTTAGGAGAAATAGAAGCTGTATACATTAATGAGGAATGTATGACAGATGACAAACCTGACCCATTAAAAATTAACCCACTAATTATGATGGACTCAAATTATTATGATTTAGGTAAAACCGTAGGTACTTTATTTAAAACAGGTTTAGAAATACTACCTAAATAATTAAATAAGGACTATCCTCATGAGGTAGTCCTTTTGACTTTTATATTTGTTGTCATATATGTGGATAATAATGTCACATTAAGAAAATAGCGATATTCTTTAACATAGCCGTAATAAAACAATAACTTTATAGCATCCTCTATTGTGACGCATAATATTTGAATAATACAGTGTTTTAGTAAATCATTCGTTTTTTCAGTTATTATGTTAAATAAAAATGATATGCCTTTCTCTAGAATTTATTGGATTTTAAGCAATTTGATAGAATCTTTTCATTTTCAATAAACTCATCTTTTGTTAACCCAAAAAGTATCTCATTCATATACCGACCATCAGTGTACACAACTTGACGGCGTATACCTTCTTGCTGACATCCAAGCTTCTTCAACATTGTGGCTGAACCAATATTTCCATCAAGGACACTTGCATTAAATTTATTTAGCCTGCGTTCTAAAAAAGCATACCGAAGTAATATTCGCATTGCTTCAGTTCCGTATCCCTTTCCTCGATAATCTTTATCTACTTGCATCCCTATGCTAAATGTACCATTTCTCTCATGTATGCTATTAAGGTTAAGTATCCCAACGTTTATACTATCTAATGTTTCAATAATAAACATTACTCTGCCCATTTCTAACTTAAAATCTGTAAAAGTATCTGCAAATTTTCTTGACTCATCAAGTGTAGGTGGCAACTCAACTTCATAATTTAAAAGTCGGCGTGCTAGAGTATCAAATCTATTATAATAATGTCCATTCCAATCTTCAGGTTGCATAGCACGCAACCGCACCACGTTTTGCTGCCAAAAATAGTTATTATAGTCTATTTCCCTCATTACTAATCCCCTCCTAGTTATTTATTATATAATATCGTATTATTTTAACTTAATTAATGGTAATTATATCATATTTACGCAATTTACTATGGCCATTTTGGAAATATAAGTAAAATATTTTTATTTTTTGACACTGTATTATTCAATTTTCAAGGAACATTGTTCATATTTTCACTTTCAGTAGTTACGTCGCATTTATTTCAGACTGTGACATAAAAGCACCCCAAAATTCAATTCGTGAATAATGCGGTGCTTGAGTAATTATTCGTTTTTTCAGTTGTGGCGTTAAATAAGAATGTTCCGACTAAAAGTTAAATTATTTGTATTTAGTTAACTATTTTTTCTTAAGTGCTATTTTAAAATCTTTTTCCTTGTTATCTTCTTTACCTTTAATCACCAGATATAACTTTGAGATTTTTTCAAAATAAGGGCTCTCAAAGACAGACGTTTTTTCACAAAAGTTAGAATTCTCTACCTCGCGACTTCCCCTAGCTCCGCATTTGTATTTGTTTCCATTATCATCTTCAAGATATACATCATTAACACTCATATTAATTGGCACTAAAAATTTAGCATTTGCAACAGTAGGATATAAATTTACATATTCTATATTTATACTCGAATTTTCATCTACATTGGTATCTTTTATATAGTTAATTTCCTTAGCGTTTTTGAATTTATCATCAACTTTTATATTCAATATCCAATTTCCATCAATAACTTTAGGAGCTTTGTGAAATAGTTTATCGAAAAATTTCATTTTTTTATACATGTTAGGCTGTATTGTATTATCGTAAAAATCGTAAAATTTAATAGTAATACTGTCAGGTATTTCTGCTATTTTAGTCTTGTCGGCACTAAATTGAAAAATTCCTTTCTTTACTCTTGATTTTTTGAAACTTCCCTTATCAACATCCATATAATATAAAGAATTATATACAGCATAATCTCTGGCATTAATATTTTTTTTAGATAGGTCTTTTGCAATATCATCCCAGTCTCTCTTATCAGCCAATATTCTCCCTTTGTTATCTATCATTTGAAATGAATCACAGCTTATATCCTCCCAATCATTATATTTACTATCAGCTTTTACAGTATATCCAATAAGAATCTCATTTCCACTTATAGCAAATTGATCTATGGTTACTGTAAGCCCCTTATCCTCAGCTGACTTAGAAAAGTCATTCTTATTTTTATCAGTTCCTTGAACATATCCATTTTTAATAGCATTGTCAATTCCTTTATCTCTAAAATGACTAATTAAGTTTTTTACTCCTTGTGATGTATCACTTACATACTCAGCAAAAACAGGTGAAGTTTTATTTAAAAATACACATAAAGCAAACATAACTGCTAGAACCCCTGTAGCTTTTAAGAAATTATTTTTATGCCTATTTTTAGCTCTCTTAATAGCTTCATCTATAACTAAATCAACTTTCTCTGGAACTTCTATTAATTCTAGTTTTTCCTTAAAAGATTTCTTGTCATAATCCATATTCCTATACCTCCAATTCAATTCTTAGTTGTTTTAAAGCCTTATGGATATAAGTCTTTACTGTCCCGATAGGGTAGTCCATAATATCAGCTATCTGAGGAACAGTTAAATCATTAAAGTACCTAAGTATTATTATCATCTTAAACTTGTCCTCTAGTGTATCAATAGCTTTATATAAATCCAATAATCCTTCTCTGTTATCAACTGATTCATGTTTTTCAGTAATATCAATATTTTTG contains:
- a CDS encoding GNAT family N-acetyltransferase, with the translated sequence MQPEDWNGHYYNRFDTLARRLLNYEVELPPTLDESRKFADTFTDFKLEMGRVMFIIETLDSINVGILNLNSIHERNGTFSIGMQVDKDYRGKGYGTEAMRILLRYAFLERRLNKFNASVLDGNIGSATMLKKLGCQQEGIRRQVVYTDGRYMNEILFGLTKDEFIENEKILSNCLKSNKF
- a CDS encoding DUF4179 domain-containing protein, with protein sequence MDYDKKSFKEKLELIEVPEKVDLVIDEAIKRAKNRHKNNFLKATGVLAVMFALCVFLNKTSPVFAEYVSDTSQGVKNLISHFRDKGIDNAIKNGYVQGTDKNKNDFSKSAEDKGLTVTIDQFAISGNEILIGYTVKADSKYNDWEDISCDSFQMIDNKGRILADKRDWDDIAKDLSKKNINARDYAVYNSLYYMDVDKGSFKKSRVKKGIFQFSADKTKIAEIPDSITIKFYDFYDNTIQPNMYKKMKFFDKLFHKAPKVIDGNWILNIKVDDKFKNAKEINYIKDTNVDENSSINIEYVNLYPTVANAKFLVPINMSVNDVYLEDDNGNKYKCGARGSREVENSNFCEKTSVFESPYFEKISKLYLVIKGKEDNKEKDFKIALKKK
- a CDS encoding flavin reductase family protein, whose amino-acid sequence is MKKIKLQNRPFGPFPTILVGANVNGKPNYVTVGACGVVSLKPVLYVSLKDSHYTTLGIKENGYFSVNIPSADLVQKTDYCGIVSGHKTDKSNLFTSFYDELGKAPMAEECTMNFLCKVIQTIPVFDFQMFLGEIEAVYINEECMTDDKPDPLKINPLIMMDSNYYDLGKTVGTLFKTGLEILPK